Proteins from a single region of Verrucomicrobiota bacterium:
- a CDS encoding sigma-70 family RNA polymerase sigma factor yields MKKKEPIKVKKSGEIQDTFQAYLNEIGKTKLLTRAQEIELAEKIKAGDSRARQHMIQANLRLVVKLAQDYKNYGLPMLDLISEGNLGLIRAVEKFDPEKGAKFSTYASWWIKQSIRRALANQSKTIRLPVYLSDRVQKMRRIEHQLTDELSRNPTDSELAAELEMTIAQVAMLKRVSLETLSLDASALSDTEDYTLAECLGDANSDDPSEQLEEMNMQQAAIEALAELDQREIRILSLRFGLEGEDVQTLSEIGKSFNVTRERIRQLQNGALRKVRRAIRRMDSESKRVAKNLQAKKSAAKKETRGILENKLPRETSCLEIKKPFPDKTGSLLA; encoded by the coding sequence ATGAAAAAGAAGGAACCCATCAAAGTTAAAAAATCAGGGGAAATTCAGGATACGTTCCAGGCATATCTGAATGAGATTGGAAAGACCAAATTACTGACACGAGCTCAGGAAATTGAGCTGGCTGAAAAGATCAAGGCTGGCGACTCCAGAGCACGTCAGCATATGATCCAAGCAAACCTCAGACTTGTCGTTAAGTTGGCTCAGGACTATAAGAATTATGGACTACCCATGCTTGACCTGATTTCAGAAGGCAATTTGGGCCTTATACGTGCAGTTGAAAAATTTGATCCAGAAAAAGGTGCTAAATTCAGCACCTATGCCTCTTGGTGGATCAAGCAATCCATCAGACGAGCACTAGCCAATCAGAGTAAAACTATACGTTTGCCTGTTTATCTGAGTGATCGCGTTCAGAAAATGAGACGCATTGAGCATCAACTAACGGATGAACTGAGTAGGAATCCTACAGATTCTGAACTGGCTGCAGAGTTAGAAATGACTATAGCTCAGGTTGCTATGCTAAAAAGAGTGTCGCTCGAAACACTGTCGCTAGATGCGTCTGCCTTAAGTGATACGGAAGACTATACACTCGCAGAATGCCTTGGTGACGCCAACTCGGACGATCCCTCAGAGCAATTAGAAGAAATGAATATGCAGCAGGCTGCTATTGAAGCACTTGCAGAATTGGATCAGCGTGAGATACGCATTCTCTCACTTCGATTTGGTCTAGAGGGAGAAGATGTGCAAACTCTTTCGGAAATCGGCAAGTCTTTTAACGTAACCCGCGAGCGCATACGCCAATTACAGAACGGCGCTCTGCGCAAAGTGCGAAGAGCGATCCGAAGAATGGATTCCGAGTCCAAGCGCGTTGCTAAAAACTTACAAGCAAAAAAGAGTGCCGCTAAAAAAGAAACCCGGGGCATCCTAGAGAACAAACTACCTCGCGAAACCTCTTGTCTAGAAATTAAGAAGCCATTTCCAGATAAAACCGGAAGTTTACTGGCCTAG
- a CDS encoding homoserine dehydrogenase has protein sequence MKTIGLGLVGCGVVGGGLVKALRKNSDLITQRSGLELNIARVAVRDIKKDRGIDPSCLTTEWLEVIQDPKVQVVIELMGGTDTSYKVVQRAIESDKPVVTANKALLAERGESLFALATERKVPLYFEASVAGGIPIVQALTEGLQANHIKSIHGIINGTCNYIMTRMASEGADFETILADAKRLGYAETDEALDVDGIDAAHKAAILATLAYGFFVPFDHVFVEGIRNLTPLDFDFASSLGYLPKLLATIKVNEKNAVEVRVHPTLIPKSHVLASIDGVYNAVAVEGDVVGNTLFYGRGAGADPTASAVLSDTIEVASQIASGDAARHFQEHHLYNKLITMDEVITRYYVRLTVDDKPGVLAQVADAFGKNNIGISSVIQPDKSNADGTIPLVLMLDKAKELVLQEAMQTITQLPVVKSPNQVIRLEDFEE, from the coding sequence ATGAAGACGATAGGGTTAGGACTTGTAGGATGTGGTGTTGTAGGAGGCGGATTGGTTAAGGCTTTGCGTAAGAATAGTGATTTGATCACCCAACGTTCCGGATTGGAATTGAACATCGCACGCGTTGCCGTGCGCGATATCAAAAAGGACCGCGGCATTGACCCTTCTTGTTTGACCACAGAATGGCTCGAAGTTATCCAAGATCCTAAAGTTCAGGTAGTTATTGAGTTAATGGGAGGAACTGACACTTCTTACAAGGTAGTGCAAAGGGCTATTGAATCAGATAAGCCTGTCGTAACGGCAAACAAAGCTTTACTCGCTGAAAGAGGCGAGTCGCTTTTTGCTCTAGCAACCGAAAGAAAAGTCCCACTCTATTTTGAAGCCAGTGTCGCCGGGGGGATTCCTATAGTCCAAGCCCTAACAGAAGGTCTACAAGCAAACCATATTAAATCCATACATGGTATTATCAATGGGACTTGTAATTACATTATGACTCGCATGGCTTCAGAAGGTGCTGACTTCGAAACGATCTTGGCTGATGCCAAACGCCTTGGATACGCAGAAACCGATGAGGCCCTTGATGTCGATGGCATTGATGCAGCACATAAAGCAGCCATCTTGGCAACACTCGCATACGGCTTCTTCGTTCCATTTGATCATGTTTTTGTAGAAGGCATTCGCAACTTAACACCTTTGGATTTTGATTTCGCGAGCAGCCTAGGATATTTACCTAAGCTGCTAGCAACGATTAAAGTAAATGAGAAAAACGCTGTAGAAGTTCGCGTTCACCCTACCCTCATTCCAAAATCACATGTCCTGGCTTCTATAGATGGTGTTTATAACGCTGTAGCGGTTGAAGGAGATGTCGTGGGCAATACTCTCTTTTACGGCCGAGGTGCAGGAGCTGATCCTACTGCTAGTGCGGTATTGAGTGACACAATAGAAGTTGCCTCGCAAATAGCATCGGGTGATGCTGCACGACATTTCCAAGAACACCATCTTTACAACAAACTCATTACTATGGATGAAGTGATAACCCGGTATTATGTCCGCCTTACAGTTGATGATAAGCCTGGTGTGTTAGCACAAGTTGCAGACGCTTTTGGAAAGAACAATATTGGTATCTCATCGGTCATCCAACCTGATAAGTCAAATGCGGATGGCACTATCCCATTGGTCCTTATGCTAGATAAAGCAAAAGAATTGGTTCTGCAGGAAGCCATGCAAACCATTACCCAGTTACCTGTAGTCAAATCACCTAATCAAGTGATTCGTTTGGAAGACTTTGAGGAGTAA
- a CDS encoding TraR/DksA C4-type zinc finger protein produces MVKKALKKKASKVAKKKALPAKAAKKKVAAKKKAAPRKAGKAQKKTASKKVAVKTKGVSKSKPASKTSAKKPAAKKSAKAPAKKAAAKKAKTVAKKPILTRVNKAAKEKSTKTTKSSVKSLQKGPNKKVVTTRTAAKPKPRTKASKGSPAVEIHETPTTAQANETKATPKTQTSAPRVKPVKKVYRKPLFPIKPKAELRVDGSPLPTSKTNKAPVKKIKLSAKFLELQKGRLLELRDHMLDQMQGVAQDSLRSKSDSSSSSAFGMHQADAGSDAYEKDFALSLLSQEQDALYEIEEAIKRIETSTYGVCEMSGESIPLERLEAIPFARFTIECQKNVELQNRSRNRWDTTPQFMESADNFYEEDEDSGEEEAQKLKN; encoded by the coding sequence ATGGTCAAAAAAGCATTGAAGAAGAAGGCATCAAAAGTCGCCAAAAAGAAAGCCTTGCCAGCTAAAGCCGCTAAAAAGAAAGTCGCTGCAAAGAAAAAAGCAGCTCCCCGCAAAGCAGGTAAGGCTCAAAAGAAGACTGCCAGTAAGAAAGTAGCAGTAAAGACTAAAGGGGTGTCTAAATCTAAGCCTGCTTCCAAAACATCAGCTAAGAAACCAGCCGCAAAGAAAAGCGCTAAGGCTCCAGCCAAGAAAGCAGCGGCAAAAAAAGCCAAAACCGTTGCGAAGAAGCCCATTTTAACGAGGGTAAATAAAGCCGCTAAGGAAAAGTCTACGAAAACAACTAAATCATCTGTGAAGAGTTTACAAAAGGGGCCGAATAAAAAGGTTGTGACTACCAGAACAGCAGCAAAACCAAAGCCTAGAACGAAAGCTTCGAAGGGTTCTCCCGCCGTGGAGATACATGAAACGCCTACAACAGCTCAGGCCAACGAAACAAAAGCTACTCCCAAAACGCAGACCTCTGCTCCTAGAGTAAAACCTGTCAAAAAAGTCTACCGCAAGCCCCTTTTCCCCATCAAACCCAAAGCTGAATTAAGGGTGGACGGTTCTCCTCTCCCTACATCTAAAACTAACAAGGCCCCGGTTAAGAAAATCAAGCTAAGTGCTAAATTCCTAGAATTACAAAAAGGACGTCTGCTAGAACTACGCGATCACATGCTCGATCAAATGCAAGGAGTCGCTCAAGACAGTCTTCGTTCAAAGTCTGATAGCAGCTCCTCTTCCGCATTTGGCATGCATCAGGCGGATGCCGGTAGCGATGCATACGAAAAAGATTTCGCCCTCAGTTTACTTAGCCAAGAACAAGATGCCCTTTATGAAATTGAGGAGGCAATCAAGCGCATTGAAACAAGCACTTACGGTGTTTGCGAAATGTCAGGAGAAAGTATACCTCTGGAACGATTAGAGGCTATCCCTTTTGCTCGATTTACAATAGAATGCCAGAAAAATGTAGAGCTTCAGAACCGTAGCCGAAACCGTTGGGACACGACTCCTCAGTTTATGGAGTCTGCTGATAACTTCTATGAAGAAGATGAGGATAGCGGCGAGGAAGAGGCTCAGAAACTAAAAAACTAG
- the rpsR gene encoding 30S ribosomal protein S18, whose translation MTIKKNARRRRRNARSSRRRIDVHVDAIEYKNTDFLRKFMTERGKILPRRVTGMTSKLHRKLTREIRKSRNVLLLK comes from the coding sequence ATGACTATTAAGAAGAATGCGCGCCGCAGGCGTCGCAATGCTAGGTCGTCAAGACGCCGCATTGATGTGCACGTCGACGCTATTGAATACAAAAACACCGACTTTCTGAGAAAGTTTATGACAGAACGCGGAAAGATATTGCCTCGTCGTGTGACAGGAATGACCTCTAAGCTTCACCGTAAACTTACTCGTGAAATCAGAAAATCACGTAATGTTTTATTGCTAAAATAA
- the rpmB gene encoding 50S ribosomal protein L28: MSRICSITGAAPSRGRKINRSGKAKKKGGIGMHVTGNTPRTITPNLRNKRIWVPELNKHVRVKITARALKTIDKRGAYSVLKEAGLI, encoded by the coding sequence ATGTCACGTATCTGTTCAATCACAGGTGCGGCACCTTCGCGCGGCCGCAAAATCAACCGCTCAGGTAAAGCCAAGAAAAAAGGAGGCATAGGTATGCACGTCACCGGTAATACACCGCGTACCATTACCCCTAACCTTCGTAACAAACGTATTTGGGTCCCTGAGCTAAACAAACACGTTCGTGTAAAAATTACGGCTAGAGCACTCAAAACCATCGATAAACGAGGTGCTTATAGCGTTCTTAAAGAAGCTGGTCTTATCTAA
- a CDS encoding agmatine deiminase family protein, whose amino-acid sequence MPHSELQSAQSVDLSLYRMPAEWEPHEATWLAWPLNQETWPEPYLAPTQDTFAFLIAHLTPYEKVHLLIPEHEIENLTQKLVTHSIYDAANLHLHHWPYDDSWMRDAGPIFVKNASAEASTLVAHNFIFNSWGEKYSPWKDDNEIPLKAGQYLKTPTLNHSLVLEGGSIEVNGEGDLITTRQCLLSPNRNPHLNQTNIESYLCKNLGCDRIHWLGQGIEGDDTDGHIDDIARFVSPCKIVAAVEHNKSDPNFEPLKNNLKQLAKLKLANHQSLEVLEIPMPQKRLENPFGRSPASYANFYIANNIVFVPTYSDPNDERALTILQDAFPERKVMGRDCRSLVVGLGSIHCITQQQPL is encoded by the coding sequence ATGCCCCATTCTGAACTCCAGAGTGCTCAGTCCGTTGATCTTTCCTTATACCGCATGCCTGCGGAATGGGAACCACATGAGGCCACGTGGTTAGCCTGGCCTCTCAACCAAGAAACCTGGCCCGAGCCTTACTTAGCTCCGACGCAAGATACTTTTGCCTTTTTAATCGCTCACCTGACTCCATACGAAAAGGTGCACCTGCTCATACCAGAACATGAAATTGAAAATCTAACTCAAAAGCTAGTTACTCATTCCATCTATGATGCAGCAAATTTACATCTACACCATTGGCCATATGATGATTCCTGGATGCGCGATGCTGGACCCATATTTGTTAAAAATGCTTCTGCAGAAGCATCCACTTTAGTAGCTCACAATTTTATCTTTAACAGTTGGGGGGAAAAATACAGTCCTTGGAAAGATGATAATGAAATCCCCCTCAAAGCGGGACAATATCTTAAGACTCCTACCCTAAATCACTCCCTGGTCTTAGAGGGCGGTTCCATTGAAGTTAATGGTGAAGGCGACTTGATAACAACTCGCCAGTGCTTACTCAGTCCTAACCGAAACCCTCACTTGAACCAAACTAATATTGAAAGCTACCTATGTAAGAATCTTGGATGTGATCGCATACACTGGTTGGGCCAAGGAATCGAAGGAGATGATACGGATGGCCACATTGATGATATTGCTCGGTTTGTTTCCCCTTGCAAAATTGTTGCTGCGGTCGAACACAACAAATCAGATCCTAATTTCGAGCCACTCAAAAATAACCTTAAGCAGCTAGCGAAATTGAAGCTAGCGAACCATCAATCCCTAGAAGTCTTAGAAATCCCCATGCCTCAAAAAAGGTTAGAGAATCCTTTTGGGCGTTCCCCTGCCAGTTATGCTAACTTCTATATTGCAAACAATATCGTATTCGTTCCTACCTACTCGGATCCCAATGATGAGAGAGCTTTAACAATACTCCAAGATGCCTTTCCTGAAAGGAAAGTAATGGGCAGAGATTGCCGATCCTTGGTAGTTGGTCTGGGTTCTATTCATTGCATCACTCAACAACAGCCTTTGTAA